A region of the Orenia marismortui DSM 5156 genome:
TAATTTCCTTGCTGATGTCTATCATTTTTTCTGCCCCCAATAGCTAATTAGTCTTCCCAACTTATAAAATTCTATATATTTTTTAATTTAAAATTTGACTATATAAATAAATGTAGTAAAAAAATACCTTTATTATATTTATTTCTTCTTTTGCTTTAATATACCTTTAATCTAAGTTAAAAAATGTCGCAACTACTCATATTATATTTTATTTTAGTTCTTTTTAGCAAATCAAATATAATAATAAATATTTTATAAGCTAAGTTTCTTATGAACACTCAGTGGATCAATATGAATTAATATCTCTTCAACAATATCTAATTCTCTTTTTATCCTACTTTCTACTTCACGTGATATACTATGACCTTCTACAACTGAAAGTTCATCGTTAATAACAATTCTCAAATCCACAAAAAGATCTGGTCCATGATTTCTAACTCTCAAATCTCTGATAGCAATTACCTCTGCTTGAGTAGAAACTACTTCTCTAATCTGTTGATATAACTCATCATCTACTTTATTCATTAAATCATCAATAGCCTCCATAAATATTTCGTAACCCATATGAATAATAAATAAGGCTACTATCAACCCAGCTATAGGATCAGCAATCAAATAACCACTTTTGGCCCCTACTACTCCAATTAATGCTGCAATTGAAGATAAAGCATCAGAACGATGATGATAAGCATCAGCCATTAATGCTTTATTATTCAAGCTTTTCCCCTGCTGATAAGTATATCTATACATCCATTCTTTAGCCAAAATAGAAATAAAGGCTATCCAAAAATTTAATATACCTGGCTCTCTTATATTTCCTTTAAGAATTGTCATTATACTCTCTTTAATAATAATTAGACCGGTTAAAAACAAGATAATACCTATAAACTTAGCAGCAATAGTCTCAACTGTTCCATGACCATAGGGATGTTCATTATCTGCTGGCTGTCGAGAAATTCTAATTGCTACCCAAACTGCTAAAGTTGATATCACATCAGAAATAGAATGAATTCCATCGGCTATAATTGCTTGACTAAAAAATAAAATTCCTATTGCTACTTTTGCAACCGATAATAGCAAGTTAACAATCAAAGTAACTAAAGTAACCTTTTTACAGCTCTGATACCTCTCTTCTGGGTTCATAACTTTCCCCTCTCTTAATAAAAATTAATCATAAGTTCTAATCTAAAAATGTAATATTTGATAGATAAAGTGACAGTTTCGTAGTTAGGCGTTAGGAGATAGGAAGACCTTACTAATCCCTATAACCTAACTCCTATAGCCTAAAAATGTCTCTTTATACTAATATCACAACAATCATTTATAAATAACTAATCTTGCATTAAGCTAATTTCACTTTATTTATATTCACTTCTAGTTAAAAATGTTAATCAAATTAAAAAATTCTTCTAATTTATTATAATTATAATAATCATTTTCAAATATCACAGTTTAATTTTGAAATATCTATTATAACTCGTCCTATTTAAAGATTTAATAATAAAATAAAGCCCAGTAGTTAATTTAAATTAACTACTGGGCTTTATTACTTTCTTTATATTTATCCTAAATCCTGATTGGAAAAAGATCCCCATAATAAATCATCAGCTTTTTTTATAATAATATCTCCTGTTAAATTAGACATGATCACATCAATATCTTTACCAAATTCAACAATTACTTGCCGACAAGCTCCACA
Encoded here:
- a CDS encoding cation diffusion facilitator family transporter — translated: MNPEERYQSCKKVTLVTLIVNLLLSVAKVAIGILFFSQAIIADGIHSISDVISTLAVWVAIRISRQPADNEHPYGHGTVETIAAKFIGIILFLTGLIIIKESIMTILKGNIREPGILNFWIAFISILAKEWMYRYTYQQGKSLNNKALMADAYHHRSDALSSIAALIGVVGAKSGYLIADPIAGLIVALFIIHMGYEIFMEAIDDLMNKVDDELYQQIREVVSTQAEVIAIRDLRVRNHGPDLFVDLRIVINDELSVVEGHSISREVESRIKRELDIVEEILIHIDPLSVHKKLSL